The Chryseolinea soli genome contains a region encoding:
- a CDS encoding TonB-dependent receptor, which translates to MKKFYHLIFLCLLLFGGTVQAQTTVTGTVVDNDTQEPLPGVNVAVKGKTEGDFASADGKFSINVRQYPITLVFSFIGFATQEVEVTAAQDLSITLMPESTLMNEVVVAASRTKQRKIESPVTIERIGTKDIINSPQVNYYDMVQGIKGVDVTVSSIGFTSVTTRGFNTSGNTNFLQLVDGMDNQAPGLNFPLGNVIGLTQLDVDNVEILSGASSALYGSRGLNGAMVMTGKDPFQYQGLSVLLNQGVNHVKSKTSNDPVGPSPYTDITLRYAKRVGDKLAFKVNFQYTKANDWVASDTTNKSGPGTRYTDPNYNGVNLYGGATSVDINPFLQYALAQDPSLAPIIDPLLSKQNYVARTGYPEYGYLNNNVRLMKSNVELRYKLTPGVQAIFSGTYGTGSVVYTNDTRYQIRDFKVGQYRAELLSKNWFLRAYTTQENSGKTLLAGPTAQYINEAWKPSYDPNTGDGWYPQYTGALLQALATGADLNNAHLAARSYADIGRPGLGSTQFNHLKDSVSQRPITEGGTLFLDRSKLYNVAFQYNFSDVVKWAEIIAGVNYRMYDLNSKGTLFPDEHKPIKVNEYSAYAQIIKRLIHDRLALTGSVRWDKNSLFAEAKPTTRVSSVFELFDQHYVRFSFQNAYSFPSNIQSLQNTLNGYRSYSSGGASYLLNDTYHFNVYAPYTLESVEKYQQTSDPNDLKKFVVNDIKPQTANSFELGYAAVVAKKVMIDVLGYFATWKDFIGYTNVANTPGTNDPTAFLDRNTYTVYNIAYNGAQTVNTYGYAASVSVDLSKNFIAKVNYYSDHLKNKNESQINNFNTPHYHVNLEFGNTGFGKKKTWSFNTTLRYKPGYFYQVAGGLGNGTVPSSTVIDAQVGYKILSARSTVKLGATNLTNRYYSTGIANPMIGGMYYVSLAYNVF; encoded by the coding sequence ATGAAGAAATTTTACCACCTGATATTCCTTTGCCTGCTGCTGTTTGGAGGCACGGTGCAGGCACAAACCACCGTGACCGGAACGGTGGTCGACAACGACACCCAGGAGCCGTTGCCCGGCGTGAACGTTGCCGTGAAAGGCAAGACCGAAGGCGATTTTGCCAGCGCCGATGGAAAGTTCTCCATCAACGTGAGGCAATATCCCATCACGCTCGTGTTTTCCTTTATCGGATTTGCCACGCAGGAAGTGGAAGTAACCGCGGCACAGGATCTTTCCATAACGCTCATGCCGGAGTCGACGCTCATGAACGAAGTGGTGGTGGCTGCCAGCCGCACGAAGCAACGGAAGATTGAATCACCCGTAACCATCGAGCGCATCGGAACCAAGGACATCATCAATTCACCTCAGGTGAACTACTATGACATGGTGCAAGGCATCAAGGGTGTCGATGTCACCGTGTCGAGCATCGGGTTCACCTCGGTGACCACGCGCGGTTTCAACACCAGCGGCAATACCAATTTTCTGCAATTGGTGGATGGCATGGACAATCAGGCCCCCGGTTTGAATTTTCCGTTGGGCAACGTCATTGGCCTGACGCAACTGGATGTAGACAATGTGGAAATACTTTCGGGCGCCTCGTCGGCCCTCTACGGTTCGCGGGGCTTGAACGGGGCCATGGTGATGACCGGCAAAGACCCGTTTCAATACCAGGGGCTGAGTGTCTTGTTGAACCAGGGCGTAAACCATGTGAAGAGCAAAACATCGAACGACCCGGTGGGCCCTTCTCCGTATACAGACATCACGTTGCGGTATGCCAAGCGGGTCGGCGATAAGCTGGCGTTCAAAGTGAACTTTCAATACACGAAGGCAAACGACTGGGTGGCCAGCGACACCACCAACAAAAGCGGACCTGGAACACGTTACACCGACCCGAACTACAACGGCGTGAACCTCTATGGTGGTGCAACCTCGGTCGACATCAATCCCTTTCTGCAGTACGCCCTCGCCCAGGATCCTTCCCTGGCGCCGATCATCGATCCGTTATTGTCAAAACAAAACTATGTTGCCCGCACAGGGTATCCGGAGTATGGCTACCTGAACAACAACGTAAGGCTGATGAAATCCAATGTTGAATTGCGCTATAAGCTGACACCCGGTGTGCAAGCCATTTTCTCCGGCACCTATGGAACGGGTAGTGTCGTGTATACCAACGATACGCGCTACCAGATCAGGGATTTCAAAGTGGGGCAATACCGCGCAGAACTGCTTTCAAAAAACTGGTTTTTGCGCGCTTACACCACGCAAGAGAATTCAGGCAAAACACTCTTGGCCGGGCCTACGGCGCAATACATAAACGAAGCGTGGAAACCCAGCTATGATCCAAACACAGGAGATGGCTGGTATCCCCAATACACCGGAGCGCTCCTTCAGGCCCTGGCGACAGGCGCCGATCTGAACAACGCACACCTCGCGGCCCGTTCGTATGCCGACATCGGCAGACCGGGACTGGGATCAACCCAGTTCAACCATTTGAAGGACAGCGTCTCACAACGCCCCATCACCGAGGGCGGCACATTGTTTCTGGATCGCAGCAAGCTGTACAACGTCGCTTTTCAATATAATTTTTCAGACGTCGTGAAGTGGGCCGAGATCATCGCGGGCGTGAACTACCGCATGTACGACCTGAATTCGAAGGGAACGCTGTTTCCCGATGAACACAAACCCATTAAAGTAAATGAATACAGCGCCTATGCCCAGATCATCAAACGACTGATTCACGACCGGTTGGCGCTGACGGGCTCTGTTCGCTGGGATAAGAACTCGTTGTTCGCCGAGGCGAAGCCGACCACGCGGGTCTCGTCGGTGTTTGAATTGTTTGATCAGCATTATGTGCGCTTCTCGTTCCAGAACGCCTATAGCTTCCCGTCCAATATTCAGTCGCTGCAAAATACGTTGAATGGCTACCGCTCGTATTCTTCCGGTGGCGCTTCCTATTTGCTAAACGACACGTATCACTTTAACGTCTACGCGCCCTACACCCTGGAGAGCGTGGAGAAGTATCAGCAGACCAGCGATCCCAACGACTTGAAAAAGTTTGTGGTGAACGACATCAAGCCGCAGACCGCCAATTCATTCGAGCTGGGCTACGCGGCGGTCGTGGCTAAAAAAGTGATGATCGATGTGTTGGGATATTTTGCCACCTGGAAGGATTTTATCGGCTACACCAACGTGGCCAACACCCCCGGTACAAACGACCCCACGGCTTTCCTGGATCGCAACACGTATACGGTATACAACATCGCGTATAATGGTGCCCAGACCGTGAACACCTATGGTTACGCGGCCAGCGTGAGTGTGGATCTGAGTAAGAATTTCATTGCCAAGGTGAACTACTACTCCGATCATCTCAAAAACAAAAACGAAAGCCAAATCAACAACTTCAACACACCCCACTATCACGTCAACCTGGAATTTGGTAACACCGGTTTTGGAAAGAAAAAGACCTGGTCGTTCAACACCACGTTGCGATACAAGCCGGGATATTTCTACCAGGTGGCCGGCGGTTTGGGAAATGGAACGGTGCCGTCGTCGACCGTGATCGATGCACAAGTTGGATACAAAATTCTGAGTGCGCGTTCGACGGTTAAACTTGGTGCAACCAATTTAACAAACCGGTATTACTCAACGGGTATTGCAAACCCGATGATCGGCGGGATGTATTATGTGTCGTTAGCTTATAATGTATTTTGA